A single region of the Novosphingobium sp. genome encodes:
- a CDS encoding DNA starvation/stationary phase protection protein — MSAASHTVTQSKRYLEPRSDLGADASRDISGGLTALLADVFALYLKTKNFHWHMSGPHFRDYHLLLDEQAAEIFAMTDLVAERVRKLGGGTIRSISDIAGKQRILDNNADYVEPGDMLAELEDDNRQLVAAMREVHGLCDDKGDVASASLLEVWIDEAERRAWFLYESGRH; from the coding sequence ATGTCCGCAGCGAGCCACACCGTCACTCAGTCCAAACGCTATCTCGAACCGCGCAGCGACCTCGGAGCAGATGCTTCCCGCGATATTTCTGGGGGACTGACCGCGTTGCTCGCCGACGTGTTTGCCCTCTACCTCAAAACCAAGAACTTCCACTGGCACATGAGCGGACCTCATTTCCGCGATTATCACCTGCTCCTGGACGAGCAGGCTGCGGAGATCTTCGCAATGACCGATCTCGTCGCGGAACGGGTTCGGAAGCTAGGCGGCGGCACAATCCGGTCGATCTCTGACATCGCCGGTAAACAGCGCATCCTGGACAACAACGCAGACTACGTCGAACCCGGCGACATGCTGGCCGAACTGGAAGACGACAACCGTCAGCTGGTCGCGGCGATGCGCGAAGTCCATGGGTTGTGCGACGACAAGGGTGACGTCGCAAGCGCCAGCCTGCTGGAAGTCTGGATCGATGAAGCCGAACGGCGCGCTTGGTTCTTGTACGAGAGCGGCCGCCACTGA
- a CDS encoding carboxymuconolactone decarboxylase family protein, whose amino-acid sequence MHMMDWNGYRDQVLQGVSEIGHISPDITRGYATIGGAGKKTNHLDEKTRELIAAACAITLRCDGCISVHTKAALAAGATREELAEALGVAIGLNAGAALVYSTRAMDAYAAAAE is encoded by the coding sequence ATGCATATGATGGATTGGAACGGATATCGCGATCAGGTCCTCCAGGGTGTTTCGGAAATCGGGCACATCAGCCCCGATATCACCCGGGGCTACGCAACGATCGGCGGTGCGGGTAAAAAGACCAACCACCTCGATGAAAAGACCCGTGAGCTGATCGCAGCGGCCTGCGCCATCACCCTGCGGTGCGACGGCTGCATATCGGTCCACACGAAAGCAGCCTTGGCCGCAGGTGCGACCCGGGAAGAGCTGGCCGAAGCGCTCGGCGTGGCCATCGGACTGAACGCGGGGGCGGCGCTGGTCTATTCCACGCGCGCCATGGATGCCTATGCCGCTGCCGCTGAATAA
- a CDS encoding alpha/beta hydrolase, with protein sequence MGDPIFYPDRPYFMTFEGHELRLLRTPGEGIPILMTAPWPQSIYAFHAVWKDIGGLGPIIAVDLPGFGQSAHRADVMAPAPMGAFIVRLAAELGLERVHAVGPDVGTSALLFAAAQAPNLFESIVIGSGGASMDLLGQGLRGVIEAAPGSYGEAEGGAQVTGTIQRMTRNLPPAEAMEDFRQSSSARRWVEAADYVRAYPRDLPILRDLLPTIETPVLVVSGKNDPIVPPVNGDFLAAGLPKSRHIVLETGHFVWEDAPGDYAALVRSWISGGYRV encoded by the coding sequence ATGGGCGACCCCATTTTTTACCCCGACCGACCCTACTTCATGACGTTCGAAGGCCACGAACTTCGTCTGCTCAGAACGCCCGGTGAGGGCATCCCGATTTTGATGACTGCGCCCTGGCCGCAGAGCATCTATGCATTTCATGCGGTGTGGAAAGACATTGGCGGGCTTGGCCCCATCATCGCTGTGGACCTGCCAGGCTTTGGCCAGTCCGCTCATCGTGCAGATGTGATGGCGCCCGCCCCCATGGGCGCTTTTATCGTTCGGTTGGCGGCCGAACTCGGCCTCGAACGTGTTCACGCCGTCGGGCCGGACGTTGGCACCTCGGCGTTGCTTTTTGCCGCCGCGCAGGCGCCAAACCTGTTTGAGAGCATTGTCATCGGCAGTGGCGGAGCCAGCATGGATCTGCTGGGGCAGGGGCTGCGGGGCGTGATCGAGGCTGCACCTGGTTCATATGGCGAGGCCGAAGGCGGCGCTCAGGTGACCGGGACGATCCAGCGTATGACGCGCAACCTCCCTCCGGCGGAGGCGATGGAGGATTTCCGTCAGTCGTCCTCTGCCCGTCGCTGGGTAGAAGCGGCCGATTATGTGCGAGCCTATCCACGTGATCTGCCAATCTTGCGGGATCTTCTCCCGACCATCGAAACGCCCGTGCTGGTGGTCTCCGGCAAGAACGATCCTATCGTTCCACCGGTGAACGGCGATTTCCTGGCGGCCGGCCTACCGAAGTCCCGTCACATCGTCCTGGAAACAGGGCATTTCGTGTGGGAAGATGCACCGGGTGACTACGCGGCACTGGTGCGCTCGTGGATTTCTGGGGGCTATCGGGTTTGA
- a CDS encoding TonB-dependent receptor plug domain-containing protein — protein sequence MTAQKREENLQKTPISISVLKPTDIANRHIQSLLDLQDGSIPSLRVLPFSGRNFSLVLNIRGVGVLGDSNQPARDAGVGVYIDGVYLGRPQGLNGALYDLESIEVLKGPQGTLFGRNTEGGALNIVSKKPSGKFGLSVTAGAGNYGSYETEAHLDLPEWHNFSVKVDGLITSRDGTVRNTMPAQSDFNGYYRRGIRTQLKWQPTPDVTALYAYDNIYDSSTVGYEQRLTVGTAFVPTAALQPNRTDQVAFGIPLQPSIGKQNGHMLTVTWQAKPHLTIKSISSYRELSQSQYDGGGMAGGNYVTTAAPNGLSQHDNVSDRYSLANFQQYQYSQELQAIGDIGRVKFVVGGLAYHEHVRDQAQAFNTGYFNSAGQWIVELPGTNNLMNTNGQTGVTNVVDPLNPYVGVDRASIAKTTSYGIFGQATWNPALLEDRLHLTGGLRWTDDKKSGTLLLTNNFAPVNSNGTFAPISFKAEWKRVDPMVNLAVDLARDIQAYGKWSTGYKSGGANSRSLNYRAFDPESISIFEVGLKSEFFDHHARFNIAGYTGIYKNQQVDFSVPYFCYSGSGAVIACPGAAVTTRTTTNTYNTPQNGRVSGIETELTLAPIRGLTVGGSYTYAYVRVGAAVDPFCEPLATGGCAVDPTPRPQQPVNTPKHSASGQIDYETPFYGMTLRGHFDGAWDSGYYGSSTPNAVGVLNPRSQPGAVFNTRISLGDIELAGSGAKMTLSFWVRNLFNEQHVVNRTYSTGTGYYGYFNDPRTFGGQVNIRF from the coding sequence GTGACCGCGCAGAAGCGCGAGGAAAATCTCCAGAAGACGCCGATCTCCATCTCGGTACTTAAGCCGACAGACATCGCGAACCGCCACATCCAGTCGCTGCTCGACCTGCAGGATGGCTCGATCCCCAGCCTGCGCGTGCTGCCCTTTTCGGGCCGCAACTTCAGCCTGGTGCTCAACATTCGCGGCGTCGGCGTGCTGGGCGATTCCAACCAGCCCGCGCGCGATGCCGGTGTCGGCGTCTACATCGACGGCGTCTATCTGGGCCGCCCGCAGGGGCTGAACGGCGCGCTCTACGATCTGGAGAGCATCGAGGTGCTCAAGGGCCCGCAGGGTACGCTCTTCGGCCGCAACACCGAGGGCGGCGCGCTCAACATCGTCAGTAAGAAGCCCAGCGGCAAGTTCGGTCTCTCCGTCACAGCGGGCGCGGGCAACTATGGCAGCTACGAGACCGAGGCGCATCTCGACCTGCCCGAGTGGCACAATTTCAGCGTCAAGGTCGACGGGCTCATCACCTCGCGCGACGGCACGGTGCGCAACACAATGCCAGCCCAATCGGACTTCAACGGCTATTATCGTCGTGGCATCCGCACGCAGCTCAAGTGGCAGCCCACGCCCGATGTCACGGCGCTCTATGCTTATGACAACATCTACGATTCCTCGACGGTCGGCTATGAGCAGCGCCTCACGGTGGGCACGGCTTTCGTGCCCACCGCCGCGCTCCAGCCCAACCGTACCGATCAGGTGGCCTTCGGCATCCCTCTCCAGCCCAGCATCGGCAAGCAGAACGGCCATATGCTGACCGTGACCTGGCAGGCCAAGCCCCATCTCACAATCAAGTCGATCTCCTCCTATCGCGAGCTGAGCCAGTCGCAGTATGACGGTGGCGGCATGGCGGGTGGCAATTACGTCACGACGGCGGCGCCCAATGGGCTGTCGCAGCATGACAACGTGTCGGACCGCTACAGCCTCGCCAATTTCCAGCAGTATCAATACAGCCAGGAACTGCAGGCGATCGGCGACATCGGTCGCGTCAAGTTCGTGGTCGGCGGCCTTGCCTATCATGAGCATGTCCGCGATCAGGCCCAGGCCTTCAACACTGGCTATTTCAACAGCGCCGGCCAGTGGATCGTCGAACTGCCCGGCACCAACAATCTGATGAACACCAACGGGCAGACCGGCGTCACCAATGTCGTGGACCCGCTCAACCCCTATGTCGGCGTGGACCGCGCCAGCATCGCCAAGACCACCAGCTACGGCATCTTCGGCCAGGCCACCTGGAACCCGGCGTTGCTGGAGGACCGCCTGCACCTGACCGGCGGCCTGCGCTGGACCGACGACAAGAAGTCCGGCACGCTGCTGCTCACAAACAATTTCGCTCCGGTGAACTCAAACGGCACCTTTGCCCCGATCAGTTTCAAGGCGGAGTGGAAGCGCGTCGATCCGATGGTCAACCTCGCCGTCGATCTGGCCCGCGACATTCAGGCTTATGGCAAGTGGAGCACGGGTTACAAATCGGGCGGCGCCAACTCGCGGTCGCTCAACTATCGAGCCTTCGATCCTGAATCGATCTCGATTTTCGAGGTGGGCCTCAAGAGCGAATTCTTCGACCACCACGCCCGCTTCAACATCGCTGGCTATACCGGCATCTACAAGAACCAGCAGGTCGATTTCAGCGTCCCCTATTTCTGCTACAGCGGATCGGGCGCGGTGATCGCCTGTCCGGGCGCCGCCGTCACCACCCGGACCACCACGAACACTTACAATACGCCGCAAAACGGCCGGGTCAGCGGCATCGAGACCGAACTGACGCTGGCGCCCATCCGGGGCCTGACGGTGGGCGGTTCCTACACCTATGCCTATGTCCGCGTGGGTGCGGCGGTGGACCCCTTCTGCGAACCGCTGGCCACGGGCGGCTGCGCTGTCGATCCCACCCCGCGCCCACAGCAGCCGGTGAACACCCCCAAGCATAGCGCCTCGGGCCAGATCGACTATGAGACCCCATTCTATGGAATGACCTTGCGCGGCCACTTCGACGGTGCCTGGGACTCTGGCTATTATGGCAGCAGCACGCCCAATGCCGTTGGCGTGCTCAATCCGCGCAGCCAGCCCGGCGCCGTGTTCAACACGCGCATTTCGCTGGGTGATATCGAGCTTGCGGGCTCGGGCGCGAAGATGACCCTGTCTTTCTGGGTGCGCAACCTGTTCAACGAGCAGCATGTGGTCAACCGGACATACTCAACGGGAACCGGCTATTACGGCTATTTCAATGACCCGCGCACGTTTGGCGGGCAGGTGAACATCCGCTTCTGA
- a CDS encoding molybdopterin-dependent oxidoreductase — protein sequence MSDVLSGNALHRRSMLGVLAGAAASPLLGKEAQVTLPFDNGERPLVRLPQKRPLIALTTRPPQVETPFAVFNQGPITPNDAFFVRYHLSGLPDVIDPTSYRLTLGGAVERPLSLSLAQLKRDFPVHEIIAVNQCSGNSRGFTNPRVAGGQLGNGAMGNARWRGVPLRVLLDRAGVKAGAQQIAFNGLDTPPVDTVPDFVKALDIDHAREEDVLLAWAMNGEDMPYLNGYPLRLVVPGWYGTYWVKHLSEITVLDQPFDGYWMKTAYRIPDTPDGSVPAGTKPVSTRPISRLNVRSFLTSHAEGARLAAGRTTLLRGIAFSGGEGIAHVLVSTDNGVNWSEARLGEDLGRYSFREWQLAVTLSAGRHAIRVRASTPRRETQPLQPLWNPPGYMRNVVETVRVEAA from the coding sequence ATGTCAGACGTTCTTTCGGGCAATGCGCTTCATCGTCGCTCCATGCTGGGCGTGCTGGCGGGCGCCGCCGCATCGCCTCTGCTGGGCAAAGAGGCGCAGGTGACGCTGCCGTTCGACAATGGTGAAAGGCCGCTGGTTCGCCTGCCGCAGAAACGCCCGCTGATCGCGCTCACCACCCGGCCGCCGCAGGTCGAAACGCCTTTTGCCGTCTTCAACCAAGGCCCCATCACCCCAAATGACGCGTTTTTCGTGCGCTATCATCTTTCTGGCCTGCCCGATGTCATCGATCCCACAAGCTATCGGCTTACCCTCGGCGGCGCGGTCGAGCGTCCACTCTCGCTCTCGCTCGCCCAGTTGAAGCGGGACTTCCCCGTCCATGAAATCATTGCCGTCAACCAGTGCAGCGGCAACAGCCGGGGCTTTACAAACCCCCGCGTGGCAGGCGGGCAACTTGGCAATGGCGCAATGGGCAATGCCCGCTGGCGCGGCGTGCCGCTACGCGTGCTGCTTGACCGCGCTGGAGTGAAAGCGGGCGCACAGCAAATCGCCTTCAACGGGCTGGACACCCCGCCGGTCGACACGGTTCCCGATTTCGTCAAGGCGCTCGACATCGACCACGCCCGCGAGGAGGATGTGCTGCTGGCCTGGGCGATGAATGGCGAGGATATGCCCTATCTCAACGGCTATCCGCTGCGGCTGGTGGTGCCCGGCTGGTATGGTACCTATTGGGTCAAGCATTTGAGCGAGATCACCGTACTCGACCAGCCTTTCGACGGCTATTGGATGAAGACCGCCTATCGCATCCCAGATACGCCCGATGGCAGCGTGCCGGCGGGGACCAAGCCAGTTTCCACACGCCCGATCAGCCGGCTCAACGTCCGCTCCTTCCTTACCAGCCATGCCGAGGGCGCGCGCCTTGCAGCGGGGCGCACGACTTTGCTGCGCGGCATCGCCTTCAGCGGTGGAGAAGGGATCGCCCATGTCCTCGTCTCGACCGACAATGGCGTCAACTGGAGCGAGGCCCGCCTTGGGGAGGATCTGGGGCGTTATTCCTTCCGCGAATGGCAATTGGCAGTGACGCTGTCTGCGGGGCGCCACGCAATCCGCGTTCGGGCCAGCACGCCCAGGCGAGAAACGCAGCCGCTTCAGCCCTTGTGGAACCCGCCGGGCTATATGCGCAATGTCGTCGAAACGGTGCGGGTGGAGGCGGCTTGA
- a CDS encoding FAD-dependent oxidoreductase codes for MSVETYDLIVFGGGKAGKTLAMDQAKAGRKVALIERGLIGGSCINVACIPSKTLIRSAQVHDLAVHADDYGSPDVVTLSMPAVARRTASVVQEMVDLNLAAFLASGLDLLIGWGRFVEPRVIEVQLDNGVRRLTAGEIYLNLGTQALVPDIPGLKDAEPMTHVEALRLDSLPSHLLVLGGGYIGLELGQAFRRLGSKVTIIEAGDQIARREDPDISAALQAALSAGGVSFALGSAIVEVSGRSGQAVSVRLADGKELEGSHLLVATGRRPMTRDIGLDIAGVDLDGLGFVKADDRLRTTADGIWALGEIAGTPMFTHASLDDFRVIKCGLAGGNYTRAGRVIPYCVFTDPELARIGLSEKEAKATGIDYRLAMLSMNAVPRARTLGERGGFMKALVGDDDRILGFAMLGAQAGEVMTAVQMAMAGGLPYTALRDAIIAHPTLAEGLGLLFATVPAKTR; via the coding sequence ATGAGCGTGGAAACCTATGACCTCATCGTCTTTGGCGGCGGCAAGGCCGGGAAGACCCTCGCCATGGACCAGGCCAAGGCCGGTCGGAAGGTTGCGTTAATCGAACGCGGCCTCATCGGTGGCTCGTGCATCAACGTCGCCTGCATCCCGAGCAAGACCCTGATCCGCAGCGCTCAGGTCCACGACCTCGCGGTTCATGCCGATGATTACGGCTCTCCCGATGTGGTGACTTTGTCCATGCCGGCGGTGGCGCGGCGGACCGCATCGGTTGTCCAGGAAATGGTGGATCTTAACCTGGCTGCCTTTCTGGCTTCTGGATTGGATCTCCTGATAGGGTGGGGGCGCTTTGTCGAACCTCGCGTGATCGAGGTTCAGTTGGACAACGGCGTCCGGCGCCTGACCGCCGGGGAGATTTATCTCAACCTTGGCACTCAAGCGCTGGTCCCTGACATTCCGGGCCTCAAAGACGCGGAACCGATGACCCATGTCGAGGCCTTGCGCCTGGACAGCCTCCCCTCGCACTTGCTGGTGTTGGGAGGTGGTTACATCGGTCTTGAACTGGGCCAGGCATTTCGTCGTCTCGGCAGCAAGGTCACCATTATCGAGGCTGGCGACCAGATCGCCAGACGCGAAGATCCCGATATCTCGGCAGCCCTTCAGGCCGCCCTAAGTGCTGGCGGCGTCAGCTTCGCCCTGGGATCGGCAATTGTCGAGGTCTCCGGGCGGTCAGGTCAGGCCGTCTCCGTGCGGCTTGCAGACGGGAAGGAACTTGAAGGGTCACACCTTCTCGTTGCCACGGGACGCCGGCCGATGACGCGGGATATTGGCCTCGATATTGCGGGGGTTGACCTCGATGGCCTGGGTTTCGTCAAGGCCGATGACCGGCTTCGGACGACGGCTGATGGCATTTGGGCGCTCGGCGAGATCGCTGGCACCCCGATGTTTACCCATGCCTCCCTTGATGACTTCCGGGTGATCAAGTGCGGCCTTGCCGGGGGCAACTACACCAGGGCGGGGCGCGTCATTCCCTATTGCGTCTTTACGGATCCCGAACTCGCACGGATCGGCCTGAGCGAGAAAGAGGCCAAGGCCACCGGCATCGACTATCGCCTCGCGATGCTTTCGATGAATGCGGTGCCTCGTGCACGAACGCTCGGTGAGCGTGGTGGCTTTATGAAGGCGCTGGTCGGTGATGATGATCGTATTCTCGGCTTTGCGATGCTGGGCGCCCAGGCCGGTGAAGTGATGACAGCGGTGCAAATGGCGATGGCCGGCGGACTGCCTTACACCGCTCTGCGCGACGCGATCATCGCCCACCCGACCCTTGCCGAAGGGCTTGGCCTCCTGTTCGCGACCGTCCCGGCAAAAACGCGGTGA
- a CDS encoding cytochrome C, whose product MARGFALLFACVLSLASAQGSASSGAPARPVHYVPRADPLPAALSDGEGQVVAANCSACHSLDYITTQPRGKGIQFWRDEVTKMVSVYKAPIAPADSEAVAATLGRKFGGAG is encoded by the coding sequence ATGGCGCGCGGTTTTGCTCTGCTCTTCGCCTGCGTACTGTCATTGGCGTCCGCTCAGGGCAGCGCCAGCTCCGGCGCGCCCGCGCGCCCTGTGCACTATGTGCCGCGCGCCGATCCCTTGCCCGCCGCGCTGTCCGATGGCGAGGGGCAGGTCGTGGCCGCAAATTGCTCCGCCTGCCATTCGCTCGATTACATCACGACGCAGCCGCGCGGGAAGGGTATACAGTTCTGGCGGGACGAGGTGACGAAGATGGTCAGCGTCTACAAGGCCCCTATTGCCCCGGCCGATTCGGAGGCCGTCGCAGCCACGCTGGGGCGCAAGTTTGGCGGCGCTGGCTGA
- a CDS encoding alpha/beta hydrolase has translation MSLTITQHTTVTVPTQFVEAANGIRYAYRRFGDASGVPLVLLPRFRGDLDSWDPAILDTLADEREVILVNNRGVSSTSGTTPSTITEMARDLVAFLDALSLTEVDLLGFSLGGFVAQEIALIRPDVVRKLILAATGPQGGPNMHGWRADIRDAVRKDPPGPPELLYTFFKPTVTSQAAGAEYLGRFIARTEDRDIASTLQTRDAHYDAVCDWGIPDHSKLQRLQGILQPTFVCNGDADAMIPPSLSHLMGGLIPNAIVKIYPDAGHGFLFQHHAEFSADVNEFLNA, from the coding sequence ATGAGCCTTACCATCACGCAACACACCACCGTGACGGTGCCGACCCAGTTTGTCGAAGCCGCCAACGGCATCCGCTACGCCTATCGTCGCTTCGGTGACGCGAGCGGCGTCCCTCTCGTCCTTCTGCCGCGTTTTCGCGGAGATTTGGACAGTTGGGACCCTGCCATCCTCGACACCCTCGCGGATGAACGTGAAGTTATCCTGGTCAACAACCGTGGGGTTAGTTCCACGAGCGGCACGACGCCTTCGACCATCACCGAGATGGCCCGTGATCTGGTCGCTTTCCTCGACGCCCTCTCGCTGACCGAGGTGGATCTGCTCGGCTTCTCGCTGGGCGGCTTCGTCGCCCAGGAGATCGCCCTCATCCGCCCGGATGTGGTGCGCAAGCTGATCCTGGCTGCCACCGGCCCCCAAGGCGGACCGAACATGCATGGCTGGCGCGCCGATATCCGCGATGCGGTCCGTAAGGATCCTCCCGGGCCGCCCGAACTGCTCTACACTTTCTTCAAGCCGACCGTGACCAGCCAGGCCGCAGGCGCCGAGTATCTCGGCCGCTTCATCGCCCGGACTGAAGATCGCGATATCGCCAGCACGCTGCAAACCCGCGATGCCCATTATGATGCCGTGTGCGACTGGGGCATCCCGGATCATTCCAAGCTGCAGCGCCTCCAGGGCATCCTTCAGCCGACCTTCGTCTGCAATGGCGATGCCGATGCGATGATCCCCCCGAGCCTTTCGCACCTCATGGGCGGCCTGATCCCCAACGCCATCGTCAAGATCTATCCTGACGCCGGCCACGGCTTCCTCTTCCAGCACCATGCCGAATTCTCGGCGGACGTGAACGAGTTCCTCAACGCCTGA
- a CDS encoding alpha/beta hydrolase, producing MGTFKVADGTEIFFKDWGPKDAQPIFFHHGWPLSSDDWDAQMLYFLSHGFRVIAHDRRGHGRSTQTDTGNDMDTYVADVIALTDHLDLRNAVHIGHSTGGGEAARYAARAKPGRVAKAVLVGAVPPIMVKSVKNPGGTPMEVFDGFRSALAANRAQFYLDVASGPFYGFNRPGAKIYPGTIQNWWRQGMIGGAKAHYDCIAAFSETDFTEDLKAISVPTLVMHGDDDQVVPIADAGLLSIKLLKHGQIKIYPGYPHGMLTTHADVLNPDLLAFIKA from the coding sequence ATGGGTACGTTCAAGGTCGCAGACGGCACCGAGATTTTCTTCAAGGACTGGGGTCCCAAGGATGCCCAGCCCATCTTTTTCCATCATGGCTGGCCGCTGAGCTCGGACGATTGGGATGCCCAGATGCTCTATTTCCTGAGCCACGGCTTCCGTGTGATCGCGCATGACCGTCGCGGTCATGGCCGTTCGACCCAGACCGACACCGGCAATGACATGGACACCTACGTGGCCGATGTCATCGCGCTGACCGATCACCTGGACCTGCGCAATGCCGTGCATATCGGGCACTCGACCGGCGGCGGCGAGGCCGCTCGCTATGCTGCTCGCGCCAAGCCTGGCCGCGTTGCCAAGGCTGTGCTGGTCGGCGCGGTGCCCCCGATCATGGTCAAGTCCGTGAAGAACCCTGGCGGCACGCCGATGGAGGTTTTCGATGGCTTCCGTTCGGCTCTCGCGGCCAATCGCGCCCAGTTCTATCTCGATGTCGCGAGCGGGCCGTTCTACGGGTTCAACCGTCCTGGTGCGAAGATCTACCCCGGCACCATCCAGAACTGGTGGCGTCAGGGCATGATCGGTGGCGCCAAAGCGCACTACGACTGCATCGCGGCCTTCTCGGAGACCGATTTCACCGAAGACCTCAAGGCAATCAGCGTTCCCACGCTGGTTATGCATGGTGATGATGATCAGGTGGTGCCGATCGCCGACGCAGGGCTGCTTTCGATCAAGCTCCTCAAGCACGGTCAGATCAAGATCTATCCGGGCTACCCGCATGGCATGCTGACGACGCATGCCGATGTGCTGAACCCCGATCTGCTTGCCTTCATCAAAGCCTAA
- a CDS encoding DUF302 domain-containing protein encodes MSGKPINSVFAEDAFTLKRVTAKTGREFAEVVERFERIVHRLDPNQKAEDAQLSADGLRKRLSGLAAPSGFVLLGKIEHGLLERLGRPGRSVQYAIGNPLVAADITAYDLGVGLYAPFRLGIFEDLSDGGTTIMFDDPADLMGSFAIEHVAEVGRMLSAKVRDLIAQCL; translated from the coding sequence ATGAGCGGCAAGCCGATCAATAGCGTGTTTGCGGAAGATGCCTTCACACTCAAGCGGGTGACCGCGAAAACGGGACGAGAATTTGCCGAGGTGGTGGAGCGCTTCGAACGGATCGTTCATCGCCTCGATCCCAACCAGAAGGCAGAAGACGCGCAGCTCAGTGCCGACGGCCTTCGGAAGCGACTGTCCGGTCTGGCGGCCCCCAGTGGCTTCGTCCTGTTGGGCAAGATCGAACATGGTCTTCTCGAACGATTGGGGCGGCCAGGTCGAAGCGTTCAATATGCAATCGGCAATCCTCTCGTAGCCGCTGACATCACGGCCTACGATCTGGGCGTCGGGCTCTACGCACCCTTCCGGCTCGGAATTTTCGAAGATCTCAGTGATGGTGGGACAACGATCATGTTCGACGATCCGGCTGATCTGATGGGATCATTCGCGATTGAACATGTCGCCGAGGTCGGTCGTATGTTGTCCGCCAAGGTTCGCGATCTTATCGCCCAGTGCCTCTGA
- a CDS encoding S41 family peptidase: protein MHDILGSDHPGTIDLQNPQFAVNLDKGLEAIKTQAAVVRTAGGWYWALKGYAALFDDAHLQVVFSDTAPALPTRWAGFLTRYSRGELIVAYRDPAMQGLPAVGARLLACDGIPADKLAAARVGRFVGQWSLEAQRTKFAAWLVEDRGNPWLTTLRSCRFSFAGRERSYATKWRPIAAVDLAAAEARAMPKRRTEFAYRQLEDSTWWLSFPDFSGNPQGADFKILTSVIARMRADQRALRGARRIVLDVRGNGGGSSAWGDDIAATIWDDDWRAAHPVPRPQAVDWRVSRGNIAALQGYVDSYKASGSDASGLEEEVTAMKAADQAHEIWWHQPMAFPSQAAADRGRTPQVKVFVLTDEWCFSACLDAVDEWKADGAVQVGRATGADTLYIENKLVPLPSGKAQLAVSMKVYRGRARGNNQPQVPEHVWQGSMDDDPALLRWIKGL, encoded by the coding sequence ATGCATGACATCCTTGGTTCCGATCATCCAGGCACCATCGACCTGCAGAACCCGCAATTCGCGGTCAATCTGGACAAGGGCCTGGAAGCCATCAAAACCCAGGCTGCCGTGGTGCGCACGGCAGGCGGATGGTACTGGGCGCTCAAAGGCTATGCCGCGCTTTTCGATGATGCCCATCTTCAGGTTGTTTTTTCCGATACGGCACCGGCGTTGCCGACACGCTGGGCGGGGTTTCTCACGCGCTACAGCAGGGGAGAGTTGATCGTCGCCTACAGAGATCCGGCCATGCAGGGGCTGCCAGCAGTCGGCGCCAGGCTGCTTGCCTGTGACGGCATTCCGGCTGACAAGCTGGCCGCCGCACGCGTGGGGCGTTTTGTAGGCCAATGGTCGCTGGAAGCTCAACGCACGAAGTTCGCCGCCTGGCTGGTGGAGGATCGTGGCAATCCTTGGCTCACCACCTTGCGATCGTGCAGGTTTTCTTTCGCTGGCCGTGAGCGCAGCTACGCCACGAAGTGGCGCCCCATCGCGGCGGTGGATCTTGCAGCCGCCGAGGCCCGTGCGATGCCCAAGCGCCGCACCGAATTCGCCTATCGCCAGTTGGAGGATAGCACCTGGTGGTTGTCGTTTCCCGATTTCAGTGGAAATCCGCAGGGCGCTGACTTCAAGATCCTGACTTCGGTCATCGCCCGCATGCGGGCCGACCAACGCGCCCTGCGCGGTGCCAGGCGGATCGTCCTTGACGTGCGGGGCAATGGCGGAGGGTCCTCAGCCTGGGGCGATGACATTGCGGCGACGATTTGGGACGACGACTGGCGGGCCGCGCACCCCGTCCCGAGGCCCCAGGCCGTGGACTGGCGCGTATCCAGAGGCAATATCGCCGCCCTTCAAGGCTATGTCGACAGCTACAAGGCATCGGGCAGCGATGCGAGTGGGCTTGAAGAGGAAGTGACCGCAATGAAGGCGGCGGATCAGGCCCACGAAATCTGGTGGCACCAGCCGATGGCGTTTCCATCGCAGGCAGCGGCCGACAGGGGCAGGACGCCGCAGGTCAAGGTTTTCGTGCTTACGGATGAATGGTGCTTCTCAGCTTGCCTCGATGCCGTGGACGAATGGAAGGCCGACGGTGCTGTCCAGGTCGGGCGCGCCACGGGGGCGGATACGCTCTATATCGAGAACAAGCTTGTTCCCTTGCCAAGCGGGAAAGCGCAACTGGCCGTATCGATGAAGGTCTACCGCGGCCGGGCACGAGGGAACAACCAGCCGCAGGTGCCCGAGCATGTCTGGCAAGGAAGCATGGATGACGACCCGGCACTCTTGCGTTGGATAAAGGGCCTGTAG